Part of the Anaerolineae bacterium genome is shown below.
GGTCTTCCAGCCCCAGCTCGGCCAACATCTGGAAATACTCTTGGTCGTTCAGGCAAATGAAATGATAATATCGCTCCAGGTAGCCGTCGTCCAGGGGGAAACTGCTGGCCAGGCCGCCCAGCACATGTTCTTTCTCATAGAGGGTCACCGCGATGCCCTGGCGCGCCAGTTCATAGGCCGCCGTCAGGCCGGCGATGCCCCCACCGATGATCGCCACCCGATATCCCGAATTGGTCCCCATCGTCACTCCATCACCCCGACGGCGGTGGTCTCCGCGGCCGGCTCCTGCCAGGTCTCATCCCGCCACTGCCGCCCGTAGAGCGGATGGGCGAGGATCTCATCGCGCAGGCGGCGCCCCCTGCCCAGGTAGTACCAGAACCAGTACCAGACCTTGGCGCCGGCGCAGTAGACGTTGAACAACGGCGTGTCGAACATCAGCGGCCGCAGGAAGGAGCGGCGCAGTGTCAGCTCCACCAGTGATACCAGGTTGTGCCGGGCCGGCACAAAGTGATAGTTCAGGCCGCGGTAATCCTCGCCGGCCATCTCGATCTGCTCCAGGTCCGCCACCCCCAGGCCGTGCTCGGCGCACATCTGGATATGCGGGATGCGGCGCGAGTCAAAGCCCATCAGCTCGGCCTGCACCGCTTCCAGCGCCACAAAGTCGCCGGAGGCCAGCACGCGCCCGATGACCCGCGGCCGGCCCGACTTCGGCGCGTCCCCATCCATGCCCACCGTTGCATCCAGCACGGCAAAATGGGGGCGGAAGACGCGGTTGATATCCACCAGCGCCTCGTTCAGGATGAGATGATAATTATGCCGGCCCTTGTCCAGACAGCCCCATTGATTCTTGATGGGTCCGGTCAATACCGTCTTATCATGGGTTTTCATCACCGGCACCGTGATCAGCTCTCGCCCCAATAAGATCTCCGGCACATCCACATGCCGCAGGACCAGGCCGTCCTCCAGCGTTACCCGCCGGTAGCGCCCCTTCGACATGTTCACGAAAGGCACATTGTACTTCTTGCAGACCTGCTCCACAAATGAGATGCGGTAGGCCTTCTCAATATCCACCAGCACCTGGTCCGATTCGACCACGGCAATGCTGTGCACGTGATCGCGGATGGTCTGGATGATACCCTCGATGACCCAGGGAGAGGTCACCGACCCGGGCATGAACATATCCCAGCCCAGGTTGGGTTTGATGACCACATCCGCGCCGGCGGAGATATAGCGGCGCCAATCGGCCAATTCCATGGCCTCCCGCACCGCCGCCGGCACGCTCTCCTCCACCCGCACATTGCTGACACGT
Proteins encoded:
- a CDS encoding FAD-dependent oxidoreductase, with amino-acid sequence MGTNSGYRVAIIGGGIAGLTAAYELARQGIAVTLYEKEHVLGGLASSFPLDDGYLERYYHFICLNDQEYFQMLAELGLED
- a CDS encoding DUF362 domain-containing protein, translated to MTKVRVSNVRVEESVPAAVREAMELADWRRYISAGADVVIKPNLGWDMFMPGSVTSPWVIEGIIQTIRDHVHSIAVVESDQVLVDIEKAYRISFVEQVCKKYNVPFVNMSKGRYRRVTLEDGLVLRHVDVPEILLGRELITVPVMKTHDKTVLTGPIKNQWGCLDKGRHNYHLILNEALVDINRVFRPHFAVLDATVGMDGDAPKSGRPRVIGRVLASGDFVALEAVQAELMGFDSRRIPHIQMCAEHGLGVADLEQIEMAGEDYRGLNYHFVPARHNLVSLVELTLRRSFLRPLMFDTPLFNVYCAGAKVWYWFWYYLGRGRRLRDEILAHPLYGRQWRDETWQEPAAETTAVGVME